From Hartmannibacter diazotrophicus, a single genomic window includes:
- a CDS encoding winged helix-turn-helix domain-containing protein produces the protein MSAETMQLTREGRPVPLGSRAFSILLALVERQGEVVSIDELLTEVWPNVFVEPVTIRGHLHALRKALNDGNGQACYIINEMGRGYRFVAPLAAAPLAPTARPTVGIIGRETEIEALCADLLRQSLVSIVGPGGVGKTTVALAVAARFRDSGRGDVRFIDLSSLTDAAFVASAIASPLGLSLLAEDCSEALARALPSRRLLLILDNCEHLVVAVTEVAEAIRRRAPGVTVLCTSREPLRAQGEWVFRLEGLPLPCEGEISAEEALRYAGIQLFSERLGTSRQSFDLTAENLLTVCRICHRLDGLPLALELAAASLHGFSLTEYLEQLDGNLALLANGRRTAPRRQQTMRATLDWSHALLAEPERMLFRRLSLFRSAFGLDAVIGACACPQLTRAEVVECLGGLVAKSLVQADVSGERTVFRLLDTTKAYAREKLFLAGEAAQFRRRHAEAMQAMLEEAATDWRLLPIETWRARYLPLIDDIRAALDWAFGPEGDADLGIALTARTGTLAFLGSLLAEFRARHEKALAVLEQRGSDPVIELRLRAQLCRLTAFSGGRHERARLLVDGAVEIAGRTGSDARMAEAMGALWGLGFATADVEAMHRACETTSLIAARSGDETAGRFADRLGAITHTFTGDLRQARALFDYGRDIPDGRIVLPSYHVPLYLDRELTGVIVQARLLFLQGEIGRGVALAEEWVEITGRLDHQMPFLVMLGLVAIPMQFWIGDVDRAAVLLQRLIRHVERHSAAYYRYQWVRGYEHALRLHRGADASLSVADGLDKLIHDHLCTVHPAFVTPAALARVQTGTAGWATAEIMRIDALRRLRAGEVEAGMATLVAARTLARRQGAWFWELRATLDLALHLAGTGRRAEGKALLAPLLDGHDADPATRDLDDARAFLDGQYPGRSSRSLARNGQETTAVSSSVGGSTTMPADQKRTERLGASQRRVRSSKAS, from the coding sequence ATGTCCGCCGAAACGATGCAGCTGACGCGGGAGGGCCGTCCCGTGCCCCTCGGCAGCCGTGCGTTCTCGATCCTGCTCGCATTGGTCGAACGTCAGGGCGAGGTGGTCTCCATCGACGAGCTGCTGACGGAGGTCTGGCCCAATGTTTTCGTCGAGCCGGTCACCATACGCGGCCATCTGCATGCGCTGCGCAAGGCGCTGAACGACGGCAACGGCCAGGCGTGCTACATCATCAACGAGATGGGGCGCGGGTACCGGTTCGTCGCACCTCTGGCCGCCGCGCCACTCGCCCCTACGGCAAGGCCCACGGTCGGGATCATCGGACGCGAGACCGAGATCGAGGCGCTCTGTGCCGATCTGCTGCGGCAGAGTCTGGTCAGCATCGTCGGCCCGGGCGGCGTCGGCAAGACGACGGTGGCCTTGGCCGTCGCCGCGCGTTTCCGCGACAGCGGCCGCGGCGATGTACGCTTCATCGATCTCAGTTCCCTGACCGATGCGGCCTTCGTTGCCAGCGCGATCGCCAGCCCCCTCGGGCTGTCGCTGCTCGCGGAGGATTGCAGCGAGGCGCTCGCGCGCGCGCTGCCGTCGCGCCGCCTGCTGCTGATCCTCGACAATTGCGAACATCTCGTCGTGGCGGTCACCGAGGTCGCCGAGGCGATCCGGCGCCGGGCGCCGGGCGTGACCGTGCTCTGTACCAGCCGGGAGCCATTGCGCGCCCAGGGCGAGTGGGTCTTCCGTCTGGAGGGGCTGCCGTTGCCGTGCGAGGGCGAGATCAGCGCCGAGGAGGCGCTGCGCTATGCGGGCATTCAGCTGTTCAGCGAACGGCTCGGCACGTCGCGGCAGAGTTTTGACCTGACGGCTGAAAACCTGCTGACTGTCTGCCGGATCTGCCACCGTCTGGACGGATTGCCGCTCGCGCTCGAACTTGCCGCCGCGAGTCTGCATGGCTTCTCGCTCACCGAGTATCTCGAGCAGCTCGATGGCAATCTGGCGCTGCTTGCCAATGGGCGCCGCACCGCGCCGCGGCGGCAGCAGACGATGCGGGCGACGCTCGACTGGAGCCACGCGCTGCTCGCGGAGCCGGAACGCATGCTGTTCCGGCGTCTGTCGCTGTTCCGCTCGGCCTTCGGGTTGGACGCTGTCATCGGAGCCTGTGCCTGCCCGCAGCTCACACGGGCCGAAGTGGTGGAATGCCTCGGCGGTCTGGTCGCCAAATCCCTGGTTCAGGCCGACGTGTCGGGCGAGCGGACGGTGTTCCGTCTGCTCGACACCACAAAGGCCTATGCGCGCGAGAAGCTGTTCCTGGCGGGCGAAGCGGCGCAGTTTCGCCGCCGCCATGCCGAGGCGATGCAGGCCATGCTGGAGGAGGCCGCGACGGACTGGCGCCTGCTCCCGATAGAGACCTGGCGTGCCCGCTACCTGCCGTTGATCGACGATATTCGCGCCGCTCTCGACTGGGCCTTCGGGCCCGAGGGGGACGCCGATCTCGGCATCGCGTTGACGGCCCGGACCGGGACGCTCGCCTTCCTCGGCTCACTCCTTGCGGAATTCCGGGCGCGGCATGAGAAGGCGCTGGCGGTCCTGGAGCAGCGCGGATCGGATCCGGTGATCGAATTGCGGCTCAGAGCGCAGCTCTGCCGGTTGACCGCGTTCAGCGGCGGCCGGCATGAGCGGGCGCGGCTCCTGGTCGATGGCGCGGTCGAAATCGCGGGACGGACCGGCTCCGACGCGCGCATGGCCGAAGCGATGGGCGCGCTCTGGGGGCTCGGCTTTGCCACCGCCGATGTCGAGGCGATGCATCGGGCCTGCGAAACGACGTCTCTGATCGCCGCGCGGAGCGGCGACGAGACGGCCGGACGGTTCGCCGACCGCCTGGGCGCGATCACGCATACGTTCACCGGAGACCTGCGGCAGGCGCGGGCGCTTTTCGACTATGGCCGCGACATTCCCGACGGCCGCATCGTCCTGCCGAGCTATCATGTTCCGCTGTATCTGGACCGTGAGCTCACCGGCGTCATCGTTCAGGCGCGGCTGCTTTTTCTCCAGGGTGAGATCGGCCGCGGCGTGGCGCTTGCGGAGGAGTGGGTCGAGATCACCGGGCGGCTCGATCACCAGATGCCGTTCCTGGTAATGCTGGGGCTGGTCGCGATCCCGATGCAGTTCTGGATCGGAGACGTCGATCGCGCCGCCGTATTGCTCCAGCGGCTGATCCGGCATGTCGAGCGGCATTCGGCGGCCTATTACCGATATCAGTGGGTGCGCGGATATGAGCATGCGCTGCGCCTCCACCGGGGCGCGGACGCTTCCCTGAGCGTGGCGGATGGCCTGGATAAACTGATCCATGATCATCTCTGCACAGTGCATCCAGCCTTTGTTACGCCGGCCGCCCTGGCGCGCGTGCAAACCGGAACGGCCGGCTGGGCCACGGCGGAAATCATGCGGATCGATGCGCTGCGCCGCCTTCGGGCCGGCGAGGTCGAGGCCGGTATGGCGACTCTCGTCGCCGCACGCACGCTTGCGCGCCGTCAGGGCGCGTGGTTCTGGGAGTTGCGCGCGACCCTCGACCTTGCCCTGCATCTCGCCGGCACGGGCCGACGGGCCGAAGGGAAGGCGCTGCTGGCGCCGCTCCTTGACGGACACGACGCGGACCCTGCGACGCGCGACCTCGACGACGCGCGGGCGTTCCTCGACGGTCAGTATCCGGGGCGGTCGTCCCGAAGCTTGGCGCGAAACGGCCAGGAGACGACGGCCGTATCGAGCAGTGTCGGCGGCAGCACGACAATGCCGGCAGACCAGAAGAGGACGGAGAGGCTGGGGGCGTCGCAGCGGCGCGTCAGATCGTCAAAGGCGAGCTGA
- a CDS encoding ABC transporter permease, producing the protein MIAVLRACRSELSRMLALAPVFSVLIVASVVYSGFYPQPYLNEALRNVPIAVVDQDRSAASRRLTQAVDASADVAVTAQFFDMPSAERAVFARQIYGILLIPQHFERDLLHGRPSPVAVYGDASYFLIYQRVAGAVSAVAGTMGAEVETARLIAEDVDPRIAGAAVDPMPLTAVPLFNPEGGYATYILPAAFGLIVQQILLIAVCLLGTLPASQTPVEPGDTAAPPVGAVASVLGRLLAYLLAECILLPAYLIALPYLYGLPHLGSPLVLMVFAMPFVLAIGGLGMILARIFRHPLTAQLATAAIGLPLFFLTGFSWPAEAIPLALHRLSLLIPSTCAVPAFVRITQTGANLAEVRPEFLILWSLAIAYGGVAMLLQGGVRPWGAAAPRPSA; encoded by the coding sequence ATGATCGCTGTTCTGCGCGCCTGCCGGAGCGAGCTGTCCCGGATGCTGGCGCTGGCGCCGGTCTTTTCGGTCCTGATCGTCGCCTCGGTGGTCTATTCCGGGTTCTATCCCCAGCCCTATCTCAACGAGGCCTTGCGCAACGTTCCGATCGCTGTCGTTGATCAGGATCGGAGCGCGGCGAGCCGACGCCTCACCCAAGCGGTCGATGCCAGCGCCGATGTTGCCGTCACCGCGCAATTCTTCGACATGCCGAGCGCCGAGCGCGCGGTCTTCGCCCGGCAGATCTACGGCATCCTGCTGATTCCGCAGCATTTCGAGCGTGACCTGCTGCATGGCAGGCCGTCGCCGGTCGCGGTCTATGGGGATGCAAGCTATTTTCTGATCTATCAGCGGGTGGCAGGGGCGGTGTCGGCCGTGGCCGGGACCATGGGCGCCGAGGTCGAGACCGCGCGGTTGATCGCCGAGGATGTCGATCCGCGGATCGCTGGTGCCGCCGTCGATCCGATGCCGCTGACCGCCGTGCCGCTTTTCAACCCCGAGGGTGGCTATGCGACCTATATCCTGCCCGCCGCCTTCGGCCTTATCGTCCAGCAGATCCTGCTGATCGCCGTCTGCCTGCTCGGGACGCTCCCCGCATCGCAGACACCGGTTGAGCCCGGGGATACCGCCGCGCCGCCCGTTGGGGCGGTCGCGAGCGTCCTCGGCAGGCTTCTCGCCTATCTGCTGGCCGAATGTATCCTGCTGCCGGCCTATCTGATCGCCTTGCCCTATCTCTACGGCCTGCCGCATCTGGGAAGCCCGCTGGTCCTGATGGTCTTCGCGATGCCCTTCGTGCTCGCCATCGGCGGGCTCGGCATGATCCTGGCACGGATCTTCCGCCACCCCCTCACCGCCCAGCTCGCCACCGCTGCGATCGGGCTGCCGCTGTTCTTTCTCACCGGCTTCTCCTGGCCCGCCGAGGCGATCCCGCTGGCGCTGCACAGGCTCTCTCTGCTGATCCCCAGCACCTGCGCGGTGCCGGCCTTCGTGCGCATCACCCAGACCGGCGCCAATCTCGCAGAGGTCAGGCCGGAGTTCCTGATCCTCTGGAGCCTCGCGATCGCCTACGGCGGAGTCGCGATGCTGCTCCAGGGTGGGGTGCGTCCATGGGGCGCGGCGGCTCCGCGGCCGAGCGCCTGA
- a CDS encoding ABC transporter permease, giving the protein MRGARQLRPGFWRVFLREIDGLRRRRFLLALTTLVPLLLMVLLSTIFSAGLATRLPIGVLDLDGSDLSRSIIRAVDATPDAAITTQVSDLAQGKALIRSGAIHGLLMLPQHLKRDVYAGRRPDVVFFYNTQTLTTGNTILRGVNAAVATVEAGIKVSLRTSEGQPVDVAEAQLQPIPVQVNALFNPTLSYIAFLLNTVVPAVLQVIIVTSSAYSVGLDVETPHRLRSLRRLGGGLLPAIAGKILPYTLLFLLVLGLSDIVLFGVLGAPLRGNRALLVLAGTLFILACQFLGALLALVLRPTAKAVSIGSLLTAPAFGFMGIGFPRIAMNGFAFYWGSILPGTWYLMARIDQTVRGTPVDLSLRPVLALAAMVLVFAGLTALVLEVRRIRLRNAAPQPQSGAAA; this is encoded by the coding sequence GGGCCCGTCAGCTTCGTCCCGGTTTCTGGCGCGTCTTTCTGCGCGAGATCGACGGGCTGCGCCGGCGGCGCTTCCTGCTCGCCCTGACCACGCTGGTGCCGCTCCTGCTGATGGTGCTGCTCAGCACGATCTTCAGCGCGGGCCTCGCCACGCGGCTGCCGATCGGGGTACTCGATCTCGACGGCTCCGATCTGTCGCGCAGCATCATCCGCGCGGTCGATGCCACACCCGATGCCGCCATCACCACGCAGGTCAGCGATCTCGCCCAGGGCAAGGCGCTGATCCGGTCGGGGGCGATTCACGGGCTCTTGATGCTTCCGCAGCATCTCAAGCGCGACGTTTATGCCGGCCGTCGGCCCGATGTCGTGTTCTTCTACAACACCCAGACCCTGACCACAGGCAATACCATCCTGCGTGGCGTCAACGCGGCGGTTGCCACCGTGGAGGCGGGGATCAAGGTCTCGCTCAGGACCTCCGAGGGGCAACCGGTCGATGTGGCGGAGGCGCAGCTGCAGCCCATTCCGGTGCAGGTGAACGCGCTTTTCAATCCGACGCTGAGCTATATCGCCTTCCTGCTCAACACCGTGGTGCCCGCGGTTCTGCAGGTTATCATCGTCACGAGTTCCGCCTATTCGGTCGGGCTGGATGTGGAGACGCCGCACCGGCTGCGCAGTCTGAGGCGGCTGGGGGGCGGGCTGCTGCCGGCGATTGCAGGCAAGATCCTGCCCTATACTTTGCTGTTTCTCCTGGTGCTCGGCCTCTCCGATATCGTGCTTTTCGGTGTGCTCGGCGCGCCGCTGCGCGGGAACCGCGCGCTGCTGGTGCTCGCCGGCACACTGTTCATCCTGGCCTGTCAGTTCCTCGGCGCGCTTCTGGCGCTGGTGCTCAGGCCCACGGCCAAGGCGGTTAGCATCGGGTCGCTTCTGACCGCGCCGGCCTTCGGTTTCATGGGGATCGGCTTTCCGAGGATCGCGATGAACGGGTTCGCGTTCTATTGGGGCAGCATCTTGCCCGGCACCTGGTATCTGATGGCGCGGATCGATCAGACTGTGCGGGGCACGCCGGTCGATCTGTCGCTGCGCCCGGTCCTGGCGCTGGCGGCGATGGTGCTGGTTTTCGCGGGGCTGACCGCGCTGGTGCTGGAGGTGCGCCGCATCCGGTTGCGGAACGCCGCGCCCCAGCCGCAGTCGGGAGCCGCGGCATGA